The proteins below are encoded in one region of Festucalex cinctus isolate MCC-2025b chromosome 2, RoL_Fcin_1.0, whole genome shotgun sequence:
- the ptk6b gene encoding protein-tyrosine kinase 6b, whose amino-acid sequence MAENAQGTQVFAAHAARVPKQHSPKSSSVTTGPTGAANHYDRGRLLLGRSVMDECLRSACPALWQRLYGDKKTKVDDGETAPNPELLSQPQPGPPAKEEKEEESGSTYEAMWDFQGRDPNEMTFQKGDLFKVQSRSDDWWTVHRLDQTGSRLDSGVVPGNYLQKTETSTQVEPWNFGIMNRSDAQSLLMAPGNRPGAFLVRSSDNHVGYVLSLRSSCRVKHFKISQTSEGLFVLDGIQQFTSLSHLVAHYCNNRLRLSNEDTLGEPCRPKEPVSEVHFPDDEWELPKEEFTLEDKLGSGYFADVYRGCWKSRIRVAIKIIKNDSEVNHSEFQREVQILKRLRHRHLISLFAVCTASSPYYIITELMEKGSLLNLLRSPEGQQQDMMSLSDMAGQVADGMSYLEEHNFVHRDLAARNVLVGEDYICKVADFGLTQVIKEPIYFAYQKAIPHKWSAPEAISQKKFSVKSDVWSFGILLYEMVTYGGVPYPGLNGQEADKLVSTGYRMPAPSDCPPFLYEIMCKCWNADPELRPNFWQLKEQMYSIYDGSAKPLECIDNEAPTTTPTDN is encoded by the exons ATGGCCGAGAATGCACAAGGAACTCAAGTCTTCGCGGCACACGCTGCTCGAGTCCCCAAGCAGCATTCTCCGAAATCCAGCAGCGTCACTACCGGTCCAACAGGTGCTGCCAACCATTATGATCGAGGGCGGCTACTTCTTGGGCGCTCAGTCATGGATGAATGCCTGCGCAGTGCATGCCCGGCTCTGTGGCAGAGGCTGTATGGggacaaaaagacaaaagtggacGACGGCGAGACAGCCCCCAATCCGGAACTGCTATCGCAGCCTCAGCCAGGCCCGCCGGccaaggaggagaaggaggaggagagcgGAAGCACGTATGAAGCTATGTGGGACTTTCAGGGCCGGGACCCAAATGAGATGACGTTCCAGAAGGGAGACCTGTTCAAGGTCCAGAGCCGCAGCGACGACTGGTGGACCGTGCACAGGCTGGACCAGACCGGAAGCAGGCTTGACAGCGGCGTCGTGCCCGGAAACTATCTGCAGAAAACTGAGACCAGCACGCAGGTGGAACC ATGGAACTTCGGGATCATGAACCGTTCCGACGCCCAAAGTCTCCTCATGGCACCGGGAAACAGACCGGGAGCGTTCCTCGTCCGATCCAGTGACAACCATGTTGGTTATGTCCTCTCAC TGCGTTCCAGCTGTCGGGTGAAACACTTCAAGATCTCCCAAACGTCCGAAGGGCTCTTCGTCCTGGATGGCATCCAACAGTTTACATCGTTGAGCCACTTGGTGGCGCACTACTGCAACAACCGCCTCCGTCTCAGCAACGAGGACACATTGGGCGAGCCATGCAGGCCG AAAGAACCCGTGTCAGAAGTCCACTTCCCAGATGACGAGTGGGAGCTACCTAAGGAGGAGTTCACCCTGGAGGACAAGTTGGGAAGCGGCTACTTTGCAGACGTCTACCGAGGATGCTGGAAGTCGCGCATTCGCGTGGCCATCAAGATCATCAAGAACG ACTCGGAGGTGAACCACTCGGAGTTCCAGAGGGAGGTGCAGATCCTCAAGCGCCTGCGCCACCGTCACCTCATCTCGCTGTTCGCCGTCTGCACCGCCTCCTCGCCATATTACATCATCACCGAGCTGATGGAGAAAGGAAGTCTGCTCAACCTTCTCAGAA gtcCCGAGGGCCAACAGCAAGATATGATGTCACTGTCGGACATGGCGGGCCAGGTGGCTGATGGGATGTCGTACCTGGAGGAGCACAATTTCGTCCACAGAGACTTGGCGGCCCGGAATGTCCTGGTGGGAGAAGACTACATCTGCAAGGTGGCTGACTTTGGACTGACCCAAGTCATCAAG GAGCCCATCTACTTTGCGTACCAGAAAGCCATCCCGCACAAATGGAGCGCGCCAGAGGCCATCAGCCAAAAGAAGTTCTCGGTCAAGTCGGACGTGTGGTCCTTCGGCATCCTGCTCTACGAGATGGTGACATACGGAGGCGTGCCCTACCCAG GTCTGAACGGGCAGGAAGCGGACAAGCTGGTCAGCACGGGCTACAGGATGCCGGCGCCTTCCGATTGTCCGCCGTTCCTCTACGAAATCATGTGCAAATGCTGGAACGCCGATCCGGAGCTGAGGCCCAACTTCTGGCAGCTGAAGGAGCAAATGTACAGCATCTATGATGGGAGCGCCAAACCATTGGAATGTATTGACAATGAAGCACCTACAACAACACCTACGGATAATTAA